TTCCGTTATTTGGTATTTGAGACGGCTTGTTTGAGCAGAGGAATTTACATATGTAAAGCCATTCTTCCTGTTCCATGCTTATCAGAATCACTATATTCTGCATTTTATCTCGTAGAATCTTCAACTTATGCTTTTAGCTGTTCTGTTTCATATACACTAGAACCTTGGTTTTACgtggatttttttttgagtGTTACGTGGGATGAGTGTTCTTACTGTGGTGTTCTTTTAACTAATTTCAGAAACCAGATGACGGGGATACTAGAATCTTCAAGAAGGAGGAAGGGTTTAGCCTACCGCACAGTTATTTCATGATGGACGAGGAGCCTTGATCAGCTAGTTTGGAATCGATATGGATATTGAACTTCCATAGAGAATCCTTctccccaccccaccccccgtCTTTCTGTATTTGAATCCATTGTGAAGTATCAACATCGATATTGTCTACATCACGCTCTTTGGGTGTAGTCCTTCCTTAGACTTTGTGTAAACGCAAGATGTTTTGTGCATCAGACTTCTCTTTTTAATTTAgtcattttgttgttttcttgtATAATGCAAAAATGTACAATGGCTAGAGAGTTTGCTTATACTAAATGATGTGGTGTAGTTAAATAGCTTCATGGTATATTTCTTTCATGTgacacaaatttaaaaatgcCCCAATGGGATGACTTAGCGGTCAATGATCATTGCGTTACAAGAAACCAAAAGATCTTTCACTTCACTATATAAGAAACTTTGCTAACCTTCTCGATCAGTTAGTCTAACCATTGGGGATTCCTTCTTGCTTATCCACCCCTCGTAAATGATAATGATGGATTTCGTGCTAAGGAATGAATCGGGGAACTAAGGATGTTTCCAATATCGATCACGAGGTTTGAATTCCAGCAAGAGATGACAACTAGGTGCATTCCTCTTTGGTTGATGGAGGTAGTATATATATGGTGCATGTTTCTCATTTGTTCAAGCTTTAGTTGATACAATGGTTGATCTCGAATATCTGTTTGGCCATGAAATatgtcaataatttttttttttaccttataATCAATGTTCGATCATGAAAATTCCAAATCCAACTCGAAAAAAGCCATTTTCCAACTCACTTTTCGCTTTTGAAGTTGTATTTGAGTATATTCAAATATGGACATTATTCCATTTTTTGCAACAAGTTAATAAAACACAATttcattttcaataaatttcaaaaaagtgaaaaaaaaaagtacttggAAACAACAGATAGTAACAAaactacaacaaaaaaatacaatagtCGTGACTCGTGGTACAAGGAATCAACATATAATAATCACATAAATCGAAAAACAAGAAACTACAAGAGCAATACTACGACTATTAATATGAACGGACAACAACACAATGCATAACTATAAATGattgaacataaaaaaaaaagaaaaagaaagaagatactATTAAGTAATACAAAATGTGCCTGTTGTTTAGATGATAACTCTTCCACAATAAACAACATGagtaaataaaaaacaaaaaatcagtGAACAAGTCTCAAACtagtaaaagaataaaatcagaTGATCAATCAATAAATTGCATCTTAATTCTTCTAATGAGACTATGGCAAAAGCAGTTTTGTCTTGTAAaactgagaaaaaaaataaatcctgTTGTAATTTGGCGCGCGTATCGACTATTGTTTATCTTTTGATGCCTCCTGTGATGAtgccaagaaaataaaaatttgatgttAGAAGAGTCATATAAGCTTCAAAAAGTTAAAGTTATGTAACTTACTTCAGGTTCAACAGATTTTGCCTCAGTAGATTTTGCTTCAGCTGATTTTGCATCAGCAGATTTTGGTTCAACAGCTTTTGGTTCATCAGTCTTCACATTCTCTTCACCTGTAAAACATCTTTATCTTCAGTATTGCTtcgaaaagattttttttttttttgcgtgAGTTTAAGTTCTATGCACTGACGAGTTATTTTTTTGACACATAATAAAGTCATTTATAAGGTGGTTGCGACTAAATCTCTCGATAAGCATTAATTTGTAACTTCATGAAAATGGTATATATGGTACCTGACCTATTATATGAAAATGGTTGATTCGTCGAAAAATGGAAAAGGAAAATTATTTGATACGTCGATCctcagaaaaagaaataagcaAAGGTTCAGTCGTTGAGTGACAAAAAATTATGGAAAGTTACAATCCCCTTAATGGAATAGAGACCTGCACGGCTTCATTGACGTTGTTTTTTGACTGGAAGTCTGAGAGCTAACTATCGAGATTTTGGACTATCTGTGAATGGTTCGTGCATGTTTGTTGCAAGGAGAAACAAGGTCAAGTTTGCAAGGTAACAACACTTCATTTCTACTTCCTTACAGTCGATGATATCATAGAAGCCTCTTTACCATTTTCTACAAATATGAAATTCTATTTTTACAGATAGGGATGAGGGGTGTGTTTACACTGTCAGTGCATATAACTTCTAACAAAAAGTAGCAAAAGTAGCGTTTTTCTACTAAGCGTGTAGTCAGAGGAAGGGTCGGACCACAAGGGTTTATTGTATGAAGCCTTACCCTACATTTCTGCAAGAGGCTGTTTCCACCAGAGATGGATCCCGTGACCATTAGGTCATATGACAATAGTTTTATCAGTTACATCATGGATCACCTTCATCCATTTTATATTAGTAATTGTTTACGATAATTAATTACCTCCATCTTCAGGCAAATCAGAAGTCCATAGAGTGAGATTGTCTCTCAATAGCTGCATAATTAAGGTACTGTCCTTATATGATTCCTCACTTAAAGTGTCTAACTCTGCAATTGCCTCATCAAAAGCTTGTTTAGCCAAGTGACATGCCCTGCAAGTTGAGTCatattatcatatcatatcatatcatatatgtaTAACATTAAGATTACACTCGGTACATTGTTGTTGTTAATGTATTAATCAAGATTGGTTAAAAATGTTACCTTTCAGGAGAGTTCATGATCTCGTAGTAGAAAACAGAGAAGTTCAAAGCAAGACCAAGACGAATCGGATGAGTTGAAGAGAGATCAGTGTTTGCAGTGGCAGTAGCAGCCTAAAAGGAGCAAAAAGATGCAAAATCAAGTGGTATTCCAAGTAATGTGCATCGATTAATCGACTAAGGAGTAACTTGCCTCATAGCCTTTCAATGATTGTTCAGAAGCCTCTTTCCTTTCGGAATCAGTCTTGAACTCAGCGAGGTAACGAAAATAGTCACCTTTCCTGAACAAGAATGATAAAGATAAGAAGGTAgatctattaaaaatatatcgAAAATTGAAAGAGTTCGATTTTGAAACATCTGATTCAGTGGCGCTACCAAAAAGTCTCATGCTTGTGTTAGTGTTGATGATGGCAGCTTGATTATGTTGGACCACAAGGATCACGGTCGTGCTTATGATTTTCATTTCAATCATCATATTGATGTGATAAATCTCCTTGTTCTCTCCCGGGGATCGGAGATTGGGAGATTACATGTAAGCCAGATTCTTCACAAACCATATTcaacctctttttcttttctctttttcaaatCACAGTCCGTAGCCAACTTGCATCCACATCGACTAGTTCCACGGGGTATTATCTACCTCCCACCAACTTATCTACTAGTTAACCCTATTACCTTGTCCATCGATTATAACAAAGCAAATGTTGGTATAACAATGACCATAGGGGATGATACTATAGGAAGCACGGTTTAAAAAGAAAACTCGATTGACTTACATTTTGTAATAGAAGACAGTAGCTTCACCAGTGCCAGCAGATGGAATGAGATGTTTGTCAATGATATCAAGAATATCAGAGCAAATCTTCGAGAGCTCTTCCTCGACCTTTTGACGATAGCCTTTTATCAGCTTGACATTTTGCTCGTTCCCTTTCGACTCTTCTTTCTGTTCAATGGAAGACATAATACGCCATGAAGCTCTTCGAGCTCCAATGACATTCTTGTAGCCAACAGAAAGCAAGTTCCTCTCCTCTACTGTCAATTCCACATCAAGTTTTGCAACTTTCTTCATACTCTCAACCATCTCTGTAAAATCAAGATTTATACATTCCATTTAAGAACTACTCAATATTCACAAACCAAGATTCAACTTTTTACTATTTAGTTatcaatcaacaaaaaataaaaaatcgaaTTGATTTTTCATACTGTCACTCAACTAATAGTTATTATATCAGAGAGTGACTAAGTCACTTcggttttttcttctttttgtccgAGTCATCACTTGATCATTCAAATCGAAGCAATTGCATGTCTAATTAATTGTGCATTGAAAGGTAATCAATAGATCTACCTTCGTCATATATTCCATACATCACACTAGATCATAAATATCAccggattttttttttatataaaagacaCATGTCATGCATTTATTGCTTTGATGCATATCGCGAGTAAGTAAccaatttttcatcattgtACTCATATGTTCTGTTTTCCAAATCTTGTACATAGAAATTACTACTATaatcatgtataaaattaagAGGAGCATCTACTACTTCTAAATCAAAGAATCCGTCTCAAGTACAGTCAAACCCTTCTGTAACATTTTCCTATAAAGATTAATTTTTCATAGTATATTATATGTTCTCTATAACATCATTTCGTTATATACAACATCCAAAAAGATATCCATACAAACGACATTGTTATAGAGAGGTTTgggaaaataa
This DNA window, taken from Solanum lycopersicum chromosome 5, SLM_r2.1, encodes the following:
- the LOC101246054 gene encoding 14-3-3-like protein GF14 iota; the protein is MASQKERETHVYMAKLAEQAERYDEMVESMKKVAKLDVELTVEERNLLSVGYKNVIGARRASWRIMSSIEQKEESKGNEQNVKLIKGYRQKVEEELSKICSDILDIIDKHLIPSAGTGEATVFYYKMKGDYFRYLAEFKTDSERKEASEQSLKGYEAATATANTDLSSTHPIRLGLALNFSVFYYEIMNSPERACHLAKQAFDEAIAELDTLSEESYKDSTLIMQLLRDNLTLWTSDLPEDGGEENVKTDEPKAVEPKSADAKSAEAKSTEAKSVEPEEASKDKQ